CGCCTTAATACCGGCATTTATTAAAGCATTTGCCACTTGATTGGAAAGATAATTTAGTTCTCCAAAAGACAATTCCTTAAACTCGCCAATAATAGCTGGCTTGTCAGCATATCTTTTAGCCGAATCTTCTAAACAAATGGATAAATTAAACATTATGCACAATTAAAAAAAGTTCGCTCTAAAATCAAGACCCATGGTTCTTGCCTGGTTCAAGGAAACAAAATCTCCGATCAGCCCCTGAAATCCATGCCCGAAATAGACCTGATCTGAAAGGTTTTTCCCCCATAATCCAATGTTATATCGTCCATCTTTTAAACTGTATCCAACTCTTGCATTGATTAAGGTTACTGCCTTTCTGGAAATTGTTTCTGTATTAAAAATATCGTTATATGATTTAGCGGAATGGTTGAAATCAACACGCATAGAAAGCCTGCTTCCATTGTCAAAAGTTGTTCCATACTGAGGGGAGATGCTAAACGTATAACCTGGAGCCTTGGACAGCTCATTACCGCTTAAATCAATGTCTCCAAATAAGAACTCATCATATTTCATTTGTTGCACCCCACCGTTTACATCAATCTGGAAACCTTTCGCCAGAATGGCACTGAACTCTAATTCACCTCCATAACCAGAAGATTTTTCCGCATTGGCTATGACATTTGTGAGGCCCGCAAATAATAATTCTTGCTTATCCTTATAGTCAATATAATAGGCGGCTACATTTAAGCGGATCTTAGTGGTAAGTGATGACTTGAAACCAACCTCAAAGCTATTGATAAACTCTGGTTTGTATAAAACGTTGTCCTCTGTAGGTTCAAAACTATCTGTTTCTAAATAAGTTGATACTGCAAAATTATAACCCGTTCCTTTAAACCCTCTGGAAAACTTTCCATATAAAAGATTCTTTTCATTAACCTGATATGACAAACCAATATCACCCGTAAATATATTATCAGTGTTATCAAAAGTTTTTTGCTCATAGGGAGTACCCAATAACCATACAATTGGAAACCCAACAGCATCAATCGCATCCTGACTCTCAACCGTTTCCTGAAGTGTCTTGAAAGTTTTTGATTCTGAAGTGAACCTCAATCCCACGTTCAAGGATAATCTCTCGGTAAATTTATACCCTAAGGATCCAAATGCCGCAAAACTATTGTTGGAAATACTGCTATTATTAGAAACAGATTCTGTATAACCGGGTATAAACAGGTCATCTACCCCGAGATCCGGGCCAAGTAAGGGTGGCAAAAATTCCTGGGTTACCCCGATATCATTTCCTTTAATGTTTTCATTAACATAATATAAACCCGTGACATAATTCAATTTGAGGTCTCGAGGTGAATTCAATCTTATTTCTTGTGAAAACGTTCCGAATTCCTGGCTTCTGTCAAGATATACTGCCGGAATCGCGGAGGCTTCAACATCCTGAATTGACTGATCCTCAGAACTTGAATACGCTGTTATTGAAGTTAATGTATTGTTCCCTATATCGGCAACCACTTTTCCGGATAAGCCAAACTGGCTCCTTTCAAAGGTAAAAGGTTCACTAAATGATGCCTCCCTGTTTTCATAATCATCCGGGGCAAATAAAATTGGGTCAAATGCCTGAAGATCCTCAGAGCTTAAATATGAAAATGATGCTTCAGCAGAATTATCTTTCGCATAATACCCTTCAAAAGTGATATCAACGTGGTCACTTGGCTTAACTAATAGAGAAGCCCTCAGCCCATAAAATTTCGTTTCATTTACCTTATCAATCTCAGGATCAATATGCTTTACAAAACTTCCATGTCTTTGATTATAAGCTCCTGAAATTCGGAGTGCAACCTTATCTTTAGACAACTCGATATTGGCCATAGCCTTCGCACTGAAAAAATCAAAATTACCGCCGGAAACTTCTACGGCTCCACTGTTAAACATGCCTGGCTGGGCCGATATAATGTTAACCACACCACCTACAGTATTTTTGCCGAACAAAGTTCCCTGAGGTCCTCTTAAAACTTCTATTCGTTCCACATCCATGATTAGGGAGTTAAATCCATAAGCTCTTGATTGGTATACATCATTTATATACATACCAACAGCTTGCTCTAATCCAACCCCGTCGAAATTAGTTGAAAGCCCCCTGATAGATATATTGGTCAGCGAAGGCCCGTACGAATCTGTAATTACATTAGGTACCGCGGTTAAAGCTTCAACAGAGGTATTAACCGTCCTTTCTTCCAAATCTTTTCTTCCCACAACCGTGGCGGATACATTCACTTTTTGCAAATTTTCCTCGACCCTGTTTGCCGTAACAACGACATCTTTAAGCGTTAATCCGTCCGGAGAAATACCAATGGTGATTCCACTTGATTCTTGTCCTTTTTTTATCTCACTCTCCGACAAAACATAGGTTTCATAGCCTAAAAAGCTAATTTCAATTTTAGAATCGGCATTTTCAATATTCAATGTAAATTCACCATTAAATCCTGTCGCCACTCCATTATCCGTTCCTATCTCCAGCACCGTGGCACCTGGTACCGGATCTCTAGTTTCAATATCAATAACATACCCTTTAATAGTCTGTGCGGATATGTTTTGAGTCATCACTGAAACAACCACAACAATGAGTATTAATTTAATTTGATTTAAGTTCATCATTTAAAATTCTTAGTTATTAGTCGTATTTTTTCATAATTGAACCGCTAAATTATAAATTTTTTATTTATAACCTAATATTTTGTATTTTTTTTATTTTTATTGTACTTTTGTGAAAATTTTTTATTTATGAATTTATCCCATCCTCAATTAGATCAAATCGATATTCAAATACTTACTCATCTTCAAAAAGATGGGCGAAAATCTTTTACAGATATTTCCCAAGAAATGAATGTATCGGTGGGTATGATCAGAAACAGGTATCAAAAATTAGTGGAAAATAAAGTATTACACATTATTGGCTGGACAGATCCGGTCAAAGCAGGATTAAATGCTTATGCTAGAATCAATATAAAAGTCAGACCAACTGATATCATCCAAGAGGTAGTGGAAGAGCTTACAAAAATTCAGGAGGTAAGTTTCCTGGCCCTCACCTCCGGTAATTATGACATCGAGATCAATATGACTTGTATTAATAATAAACACCTGCTCGATACCATAAATCAAAAAATTCACTCTATCAATGGGATTTTCGAAACAAATACCACGATGTATCTGGATGTTAGAAAATGGGCTTCTCAAGATGTAAGTCAAGATTTCAGCCACCTTGAAGTAAAAAACCAAGGAAAAGAAATAAATAAAAAAAAGTGATTAAATGATAGGGATCAACGAAGACAGGCTTTGGAAAAGGCTTATGGAAATGAGTCAGGTTGGAGGCACTGCCAATGGAGGTGTATGCAGAGTAACTCTAACGGAAGAAGATAAACAAGGACGGGATTTGTTTATTGAATGGTGCAAGGAAGCAGGGTGTAGCGTCGAAATAGATCAAATGGGTAATATTTTTGCCAAAAGAGCAGGCAAGGATAATTCATTGTTACCTGTTATGGTGGGAAGTCATTTGGACAGTCAACCCACAGGGGGAAAATATGATGGGGTACTGGGTGTTTTAGCAGGCCTTGAAGTTATAGAAACTCTAAATGACTTAGAAATTATCACTGAACATCCTATTGAACTTGTTTCATGGACCAATGAGGAAGGAGCAAGGTTTTCTCCGGCAATGATTTCTTCTGGCGTGTTTGCCAAAGAGTTCAGTTTAGAATACGCATATTCAAGAAAGGATAAAGATGGTTTGTTGCTGGGTCAAGAGCTTGAAAAAATCGGATATAAAGGTAGTGTCCCGGTTGGAAACAGGCCTTACAAAGCCACTTTTGAACTACATATTGAACAAGGGCCAATTTTAGAAGCCGAGCAAAAATCTGTTGGCATAGTTACAGGAGTTCAAGGAATTCGATGGTATGATCTGACTTTTCAAGGTCAGGAAACACATGCAGGTCCTTCTCCAATGGGTTACCGAAAAGACCCGGTTAAAGAAATGCTTCCCTTATTGACAAGGATTTACAATTTCGAAGAAGAGTTTGGAAAACATGCGCGAATTACTATTGGGAATCTAATTGCCAGCCCGGGTGTTAGAAATACTGTACCAGGGGAACTTAATGTCACACTTGACTTAAGGCATCCTGATACGGATAGTTTGACAGCCATGGATCTTGCCTTGAAAAAACTCATATCAAATTTTAACAAAACCAAAAAAGTTCAAGTCGAATTGGATCAAATTTGGTACTCAGAACCGATTCGTTTTGATGACAAATGTGTGTCGGCGGTTCGTGATGCCGTCGCCAAACTTGACTACCCTGCTATGGAACTGGTTAGCGGTGCTGGTCATGATTCTGTATATATTTCTAAAGTTTCTCCAACAAGTATGATTTTCATTCCATGTGAAAAAGGATTGAGCCATAATGAAAAGGAAAACATTGAAAAGAAAGATGCCTTTCAAGGTACAAATGTCCTGTTGCATGCTGTTTTGGAACTTGCCTGCGAATAAAAATCATCCATTTTGTATCATTAAATCAATAATCATGAAAGAATTAACAAAGACAATGGGTTTAAACGATTGCACTATTGACTTTTTAGATAATCCTGCTAAAATGCTCATAAACGGAGAATGGGTTTCGGCTCAAAGCGGGGAAACCTTTAAAACCATTAATCCGGCAGATGGAAGTTTTTTAAACGAGATACCTCTGGCCGGTATTGCAGACGTTAATAAGGCTGTAAACGCAGCAAAAAAATCCTTCGAAACTGTTTGGAATAATACGACTACACCGGCAGATCGAGCCTCTCTACTTTGGAAGCTGGCAGATCTGATGGAAAGAGATAAGCAAATCTTAATGGAACTTGAGACGCTTGACAATGGCAAACCCTTAGAAAAAGCAAGATACGACGTGGATTCTTCCATCAATCATTTTAGATATTATTCAGGATGGGCTACCAAAATTGAAGGTAACACATTACCTGTTGCAAACGATAGCATTGCCTTTACTAAAAGAGAACCACTGGGTGTTACCGGCTTAATAGTTCCATGGAACTTTCCGTTGATGATTGCTTCCTGGAAATTGGCTCCTGCTTTAGCCTGTGGTAATTGCTGTGTTTTAAAGCCTGCGGAACAAACATCCTTAAGCGCCCTTTACTTGGGCAAACTCATTGAGGAAGCCGGATTTCCGGATGGGGTGGTGAATATCATAACAGGCCCCGGGCTACCTACAGGTCAGGCAATTTCTTCACATATGAATATTGACAAAATTAGTTTTACCGGATCCACCAAAGTTGGCCGCCAAATCATGGAGGCCGCGGCCCGTAGCAATTTAAAAAAAGTGAGTCTGGAACTAGGCGGTAAATCACCCAACATCATTTTTGAAGATGCCAACTTAGACCATGTATTTGAGAGTATTGTTTGGTCTAGTTTTTATAATACCGGTCAGGAATGCACTTTGGGTTCAAGAATTTATGTTCAGAGAAGTATCTACCAAAAGGTAGTTGATATCCTAAAAACAAAGGCTGATTCATTGAAAATTAATAAGGGAATGTTAAATCCAGACCTGGGACCGATGATCAGTGAGTCTCAACTTCAAACCGTTTTAAAATATATTGACATCGGCATCAATGAAGGCGCCGAACTCATTACTGGTGGTAAAAGAATACAAGGCGAATTAGGAAATGGTTACTTTATAGAGCCCACTATTTTTGCTCATCAAAATGACCAGTTACAGATTGTACAGGAAGAAATTTTTGGACCGGTCGTGGTGATTTCCTCATTTGATACTTTTGACGAGGTGGTTGCCAGAGCCAATAATTCAATCTATGGACTAGCGGCCGCTGTTTGGACCAATGATATTTCTAAGGCTCATCGATTTGCAAACGAAGTGCAATCTGGTACAGTTTGGATCAATGGATATGACATGTTTGATCCGTCAGTCCCTTTTGGAGGCTTTAAACAAAGTGGTATAGGAAAAGAAATGGGAAAAAGCGCAATTGAGTTATATACCAAGGAAAAAACGGTATGGATTGGGCTTAAAGATTAATAATTAATATTAAAAATGAATAAAACTATAAATTCCGGAAGAGACTATTTATCACCGGTCTGGACAAATCTTACTGAAATTACTCCCGTAAAAGGAGAAGGAATTTACCTATATGACGAAGCTGGTCAGTGTTATATGGATTTTACTTCCGGTATTGGAGTAACTAATACAGGCCATAGTCATCCATACATTGTAAAAGAAGTTCAAAAACAGGCCGAATCACTTTTATTTGCCCAAATGAATTGTGTGATCAACCACAGAAGTTCAGAACTTGCCGAAAAATTAAATAGTTTAACGCCTGAACACCTCAACAGATTCTTCTTTTCAAATAGTGGAGCTGAAGCCACCGAAAGCAGTGTAAAACTGGCAAAAGCAGCAACAGGCAGAAGTAACATCATCGTATTTCAGGGGAGTTTTCATGGCAGAACCCATTTAGCCATGGCCATGACTACATCTAAAACGATTTACAGACAGAAATATCATCCTTTACCTTCCGGAATTTTTGTGGCACCTTTCCCCAATGCATTTTACTACGGCTGGGATGAAGACAGTACAGTTGATTTTTGCATCAAAGAACTCGATCTGCTGTTAAAAGGCCAGACGTCACCGGATGAGACCGCTGCAATTATTATTGAACCGGTTCTGGGAGAAGGAGGCTATGTGCCTGCTCCAAAACGGTTTTTACAGCATTTGAGAAAAATATGTGATCAATATGGGATCATGCTGATTATAGATGAGGTGCAGAGCGGTTTTGGAAGAACAGGTAAATTGTTCAGTTTTGAGCATAGTGAAGTGAAACCAGATATCCTGGTTATGGCTAAAGGTCTGGGAAGTGGCTTACCAATCTCTGCCATAGCATCGAATGAGACACTGATGAATAAATGGATACCAGGTACGCATGGTGGAACTTATGGGGGTGGCAGCACCCTTCCAACCGCAGCAGCATGCGCCACAATTGACGTACTATTGAATGAACATTTGATTGAAAACGCCTCTGCAAGAGGAGTTCAGCTGGTTGAAGGGCTAAAAAATTTACAGGAAAAATTTCCATTTATGGGAGATATTCGTGGGCAGGGACTTATGATCGGAACTGAGTTTATCAATCCTGACA
This DNA window, taken from Lutimonas zeaxanthinifaciens, encodes the following:
- a CDS encoding aldehyde dehydrogenase family protein; the encoded protein is MKELTKTMGLNDCTIDFLDNPAKMLINGEWVSAQSGETFKTINPADGSFLNEIPLAGIADVNKAVNAAKKSFETVWNNTTTPADRASLLWKLADLMERDKQILMELETLDNGKPLEKARYDVDSSINHFRYYSGWATKIEGNTLPVANDSIAFTKREPLGVTGLIVPWNFPLMIASWKLAPALACGNCCVLKPAEQTSLSALYLGKLIEEAGFPDGVVNIITGPGLPTGQAISSHMNIDKISFTGSTKVGRQIMEAAARSNLKKVSLELGGKSPNIIFEDANLDHVFESIVWSSFYNTGQECTLGSRIYVQRSIYQKVVDILKTKADSLKINKGMLNPDLGPMISESQLQTVLKYIDIGINEGAELITGGKRIQGELGNGYFIEPTIFAHQNDQLQIVQEEIFGPVVVISSFDTFDEVVARANNSIYGLAAAVWTNDISKAHRFANEVQSGTVWINGYDMFDPSVPFGGFKQSGIGKEMGKSAIELYTKEKTVWIGLKD
- a CDS encoding Lrp/AsnC family transcriptional regulator; translation: MNLSHPQLDQIDIQILTHLQKDGRKSFTDISQEMNVSVGMIRNRYQKLVENKVLHIIGWTDPVKAGLNAYARINIKVRPTDIIQEVVEELTKIQEVSFLALTSGNYDIEINMTCINNKHLLDTINQKIHSINGIFETNTTMYLDVRKWASQDVSQDFSHLEVKNQGKEINKKK
- a CDS encoding aspartate aminotransferase family protein — translated: MNKTINSGRDYLSPVWTNLTEITPVKGEGIYLYDEAGQCYMDFTSGIGVTNTGHSHPYIVKEVQKQAESLLFAQMNCVINHRSSELAEKLNSLTPEHLNRFFFSNSGAEATESSVKLAKAATGRSNIIVFQGSFHGRTHLAMAMTTSKTIYRQKYHPLPSGIFVAPFPNAFYYGWDEDSTVDFCIKELDLLLKGQTSPDETAAIIIEPVLGEGGYVPAPKRFLQHLRKICDQYGIMLIIDEVQSGFGRTGKLFSFEHSEVKPDILVMAKGLGSGLPISAIASNETLMNKWIPGTHGGTYGGGSTLPTAAACATIDVLLNEHLIENASARGVQLVEGLKNLQEKFPFMGDIRGQGLMIGTEFINPDRSPNPEVASNIISHCLEQNLILMGCGTYKNVIRWIPPLVVTESEINKSLRIFEKALELV
- a CDS encoding TonB-dependent receptor, which encodes MMNLNQIKLILIVVVVSVMTQNISAQTIKGYVIDIETRDPVPGATVLEIGTDNGVATGFNGEFTLNIENADSKIEISFLGYETYVLSESEIKKGQESSGITIGISPDGLTLKDVVVTANRVEENLQKVNVSATVVGRKDLEERTVNTSVEALTAVPNVITDSYGPSLTNISIRGLSTNFDGVGLEQAVGMYINDVYQSRAYGFNSLIMDVERIEVLRGPQGTLFGKNTVGGVVNIISAQPGMFNSGAVEVSGGNFDFFSAKAMANIELSKDKVALRISGAYNQRHGSFVKHIDPEIDKVNETKFYGLRASLLVKPSDHVDITFEGYYAKDNSAEASFSYLSSEDLQAFDPILFAPDDYENREASFSEPFTFERSQFGLSGKVVADIGNNTLTSITAYSSSEDQSIQDVEASAIPAVYLDRSQEFGTFSQEIRLNSPRDLKLNYVTGLYYVNENIKGNDIGVTQEFLPPLLGPDLGVDDLFIPGYTESVSNNSSISNNSFAAFGSLGYKFTERLSLNVGLRFTSESKTFKTLQETVESQDAIDAVGFPIVWLLGTPYEQKTFDNTDNIFTGDIGLSYQVNEKNLLYGKFSRGFKGTGYNFAVSTYLETDSFEPTEDNVLYKPEFINSFEVGFKSSLTTKIRLNVAAYYIDYKDKQELLFAGLTNVIANAEKSSGYGGELEFSAILAKGFQIDVNGGVQQMKYDEFLFGDIDLSGNELSKAPGYTFSISPQYGTTFDNGSRLSMRVDFNHSAKSYNDIFNTETISRKAVTLINARVGYSLKDGRYNIGLWGKNLSDQVYFGHGFQGLIGDFVSLNQARTMGLDFRANFF
- a CDS encoding Zn-dependent hydrolase encodes the protein MIGINEDRLWKRLMEMSQVGGTANGGVCRVTLTEEDKQGRDLFIEWCKEAGCSVEIDQMGNIFAKRAGKDNSLLPVMVGSHLDSQPTGGKYDGVLGVLAGLEVIETLNDLEIITEHPIELVSWTNEEGARFSPAMISSGVFAKEFSLEYAYSRKDKDGLLLGQELEKIGYKGSVPVGNRPYKATFELHIEQGPILEAEQKSVGIVTGVQGIRWYDLTFQGQETHAGPSPMGYRKDPVKEMLPLLTRIYNFEEEFGKHARITIGNLIASPGVRNTVPGELNVTLDLRHPDTDSLTAMDLALKKLISNFNKTKKVQVELDQIWYSEPIRFDDKCVSAVRDAVAKLDYPAMELVSGAGHDSVYISKVSPTSMIFIPCEKGLSHNEKENIEKKDAFQGTNVLLHAVLELACE